A genomic window from Natrinema sp. HArc-T2 includes:
- a CDS encoding transcription factor: protein MAFEDLLEDPVIQKYLHELVGPTGMPVAAAPPDGEVTDEELAEELDLELNDVRRALFILYENDLATYRRLRDEDSGWLTYLWTFEYDNIPENLEEEMYRLHDALEERREYERNHEFYLCEICSIRFEFGEAMDFGFECPECGSPLESMENDRLVNAMDDRLDSLEDELNIDADA, encoded by the coding sequence ATGGCTTTTGAGGACCTGCTCGAGGACCCAGTAATTCAGAAATATTTGCACGAGCTGGTCGGTCCCACGGGGATGCCCGTCGCAGCGGCACCACCGGACGGCGAGGTGACCGACGAGGAACTCGCCGAGGAACTCGACCTCGAGTTAAACGACGTGCGGCGCGCGCTGTTCATTCTCTACGAGAACGATCTCGCGACCTATCGACGGCTGCGCGACGAGGACTCGGGGTGGCTGACCTACCTCTGGACCTTCGAGTACGACAACATTCCGGAAAACCTAGAAGAGGAGATGTACCGGCTCCACGACGCCCTAGAAGAGCGCCGGGAGTACGAGCGCAACCACGAGTTCTACCTCTGTGAGATCTGTTCCATCCGCTTCGAGTTCGGCGAGGCGATGGACTTCGGCTTCGAGTGTCCCGAATGTGGCTCGCCGCTTGAATCGATGGAAAACGACCGCCTGGTCAACGCGATGGACGACCGCCTCGATTCGCTCGAGGACGAACTCAACATCGACGCGGACGCCTAA
- a CDS encoding tRNA (cytidine(56)-2'-O)-methyltransferase translates to MHDDSEVAVLRLGHRPGRDERMTSHVGLTARALGADRVLFPDNAGQSLETVRDITDRFGGPFDAELTDSPHAVIRNWEGKVVHLTMYGERVQDVDAEIRTVHDSEGEPLLLVVGSEKVTFDVYEEADWNVGVTNQPHSEVAGLAVFLDRLFEGRELEQEWADADRTVIPMETGKRVVPADDDEEHHD, encoded by the coding sequence ATGCACGACGACAGCGAGGTCGCCGTCCTTCGGCTCGGCCACCGCCCCGGTCGGGACGAGCGGATGACGTCCCACGTCGGCCTGACCGCGCGGGCACTGGGTGCCGACCGCGTCCTCTTTCCCGACAACGCCGGCCAATCGCTCGAGACTGTCAGAGACATCACCGACCGCTTTGGCGGCCCCTTCGACGCCGAACTGACCGATTCCCCCCACGCCGTCATCCGCAACTGGGAGGGCAAGGTCGTCCACCTCACGATGTACGGCGAACGCGTCCAGGACGTCGACGCCGAGATCCGGACGGTCCACGACAGCGAGGGCGAGCCGCTCTTGCTCGTGGTCGGCTCCGAGAAGGTTACCTTCGATGTCTACGAGGAAGCCGACTGGAACGTCGGCGTCACCAACCAGCCCCACTCCGAAGTCGCGGGGCTGGCCGTCTTCCTCGATCGATTGTTCGAGGGCCGCGAACTCGAGCAGGAGTGGGCCGACGCCGATCGAACGGTGATCCCGATGGAGACGGGCAAGCGGGTCGTGCCGGCCGACGACGACGAGGAGCACCACGACTGA
- a CDS encoding DUF2110 family protein, with translation MVVLATKLYVEGDARERSLDSLRSLVNNEVGDLDVEFDIGVRHDDFPSVTIEGDDATVARNVLREEFGEIVPDLEAGETYVGTLESWDDDGFVLDAGQGDGVRIQTDELGLGPGSATQIRDRYGLVQHMPLQFVYGDDEPSRLAEETQDRLYEWTRGDGRLNVNSATRAEVRATLNRAGHAQDYVTVERLGLLEQSVVCTEDTDPPGLLASVGEYLPAELRCVVP, from the coding sequence ATGGTCGTACTCGCAACCAAACTGTACGTCGAAGGTGACGCCCGCGAGCGCTCGCTCGATTCGTTGCGCTCGCTTGTCAACAACGAGGTCGGCGACCTCGACGTCGAATTCGATATCGGTGTGCGCCACGACGACTTCCCGTCGGTGACGATCGAGGGCGACGACGCCACCGTCGCGCGCAACGTCCTCCGCGAGGAGTTCGGCGAGATCGTCCCCGACCTCGAGGCCGGTGAGACCTACGTCGGCACGCTCGAGTCCTGGGACGACGACGGCTTCGTCCTCGATGCAGGACAGGGCGACGGCGTCCGGATTCAGACCGACGAACTCGGGCTCGGCCCGGGATCGGCGACGCAGATCCGCGACCGGTACGGGCTGGTCCAGCACATGCCGTTGCAGTTCGTCTACGGCGACGACGAACCGTCTCGGCTCGCCGAGGAGACACAGGACCGCCTCTACGAGTGGACCCGTGGCGACGGTCGCCTCAACGTCAACAGTGCCACCCGCGCGGAAGTGCGGGCCACGCTCAACCGAGCCGGTCACGCACAGGACTACGTCACCGTCGAGCGACTCGGCTTGCTCGAGCAAAGCGTCGTCTGTACCGAAGACACCGACCCGCCGGGGCTACTCGCGAGCGTCGGCGAGTATCTCCCGGCCGAACTGCGCTGTGTCGTTCCCTAG